Proteins encoded by one window of Sciurus carolinensis chromosome 12, mSciCar1.2, whole genome shotgun sequence:
- the C12H1orf53 gene encoding uncharacterized protein C1orf53 homolog isoform X1, with protein MAARRVGAWAGAAVRRPAPSAPPPVPLWVSRGLRQRLGLTLGSNSEGDHGGSVPGSQGGPEGAARLPASEELTAAELRIAELHAAACATGQLNYVDPATGYMVLTRLAHLQRGSCCGSACRHVQRDRKRNQECCKLDPRKPFLYYSLNK; from the exons ATGGCGGCCAGGCGGGTCGGGGCGTGGGCGGGCGCTGCGGTCCGTAGGCCAGCCCCCTCTGCCCCGCCGCCAGTCCCTCTCTGGGTCAGCAGAGGGCTCCGACAGCGCCTGGGCCTCACGCTGGGCTCGAATTCCGAGGGAGACCACGGCGGCTCCGTGCCCGGCTCGCAAGGCGGGCCGGAGGGAGCAGCGAGGCTGCCGGCGAGCGAAGAGTTAACAGCGGCCGAGCTGCGGATCGCGGAGCTGCACGCCGCCGCCTGCGCG ACTGGCCAGCTTAACTATGTGGACCCAGCTACTGGCTACATGGTGCTCACAAGGCTGGCCCACTTGCAGAGAGGTTCCTGCTGTGGCTCCGCCTGTAGACAC GTACaaagagacaggaaaagaaatcaagaatgttGCAAACTGGATCCCAGAAAgccttttctttattattcactGAATAAATAG
- the C12H1orf53 gene encoding uncharacterized protein C1orf53 homolog isoform X2, with amino-acid sequence MAARRVGAWAGAAVRRPAPSAPPPVPLWVSRGLRQRLGLTLGSNSEGDHGGSVPGSQGGPEGAARLPASEELTAAELRIAELHAAACATGQLNYVDPATGYMVLTRLAHLQRGSCCGSACRHCPYGQVNVKDPSKKKKFNSYFYV; translated from the exons ATGGCGGCCAGGCGGGTCGGGGCGTGGGCGGGCGCTGCGGTCCGTAGGCCAGCCCCCTCTGCCCCGCCGCCAGTCCCTCTCTGGGTCAGCAGAGGGCTCCGACAGCGCCTGGGCCTCACGCTGGGCTCGAATTCCGAGGGAGACCACGGCGGCTCCGTGCCCGGCTCGCAAGGCGGGCCGGAGGGAGCAGCGAGGCTGCCGGCGAGCGAAGAGTTAACAGCGGCCGAGCTGCGGATCGCGGAGCTGCACGCCGCCGCCTGCGCG ACTGGCCAGCTTAACTATGTGGACCCAGCTACTGGCTACATGGTGCTCACAAGGCTGGCCCACTTGCAGAGAGGTTCCTGCTGTGGCTCCGCCTGTAGACAC tGTCCTTATGGTCAAGTCAATGTTAAAGATccatctaaaaagaagaaattcaattcatatttttatgtttga